In a single window of the Campylobacter iguaniorum genome:
- a CDS encoding 4Fe-4S dicluster domain-containing protein, with product MPDLSKRALFGKILGANEKPQDIMPPYFGGKFDCLECDLLCIKACHRDVLIYEEGRVKFDTSKLGCDFCKECANVCPNGVLSLENPAIINAKTFINVNSCLAWNDVICYNCYDVCKFKAIEYFGVFRPVINQKCVNCGECLSSCFKSAILMSVKKD from the coding sequence ATGCCTGACCTTTCCAAAAGAGCTTTATTTGGAAAAATACTTGGGGCAAATGAAAAGCCCCAAGACATAATGCCACCATATTTTGGTGGTAAATTTGATTGTTTAGAGTGTGACTTGCTTTGTATTAAGGCTTGTCATAGAGATGTTTTGATATACGAAGAAGGTAGGGTTAAATTTGACACTTCCAAGCTTGGGTGTGATTTTTGCAAAGAGTGTGCAAATGTCTGTCCAAATGGTGTTTTAAGCTTAGAAAATCCTGCTATTATAAATGCAAAAACCTTTATAAATGTAAATTCGTGTCTTGCGTGGAATGACGTAATTTGCTATAATTGTTACGATGTGTGTAAATTTAAAGCAATTGAGTATTTTGGTGTGTTTCGTCCAGTAATCAACCAAAAGTGCGTTAATTGTGGTGAGTGTCTAAGCTCTTGTTTTAAGAGTGCTATTTTGATGAGCGTAAAAAAGGATTAG
- a CDS encoding WD40 repeat domain-containing protein, producing MKFFVVLMGLFVCLFADYKLDIPANAVSAKLYKNQLFIGTDNSQLLSYDLINKNLNKVLEVPNISTTIEENIGSRISAIDIRDGKIAIIYETDNRQRRIGIFENNKLSYLDVEEGLKELFFIDDNTLLVVGLSSELYYLDLKTFKLSFQTKLTYSSWIGDSEYLADRNVLVAVSEGGVVIYYDLKTKKIIKELPIQKDILYSVGAIGDKFVAGSAENLAYYFDGKKAHIFESKDKHVLRVGLGDKFGAYYNEDGIDIFTLDGKKFKHIDYDKEQVHYMLFWNDELITVAYDNAIYFWSIK from the coding sequence ATGAAATTTTTTGTAGTTTTAATGGGTCTTTTTGTTTGTTTATTTGCTGATTATAAACTAGATATTCCAGCTAATGCTGTAAGTGCTAAACTATACAAAAACCAGCTGTTTATCGGTACAGATAACAGTCAGCTTCTTAGCTATGATTTAATCAACAAAAACCTAAACAAGGTATTAGAAGTACCAAATATTTCTACGACTATTGAAGAAAATATAGGTTCGAGAATCAGTGCGATTGATATTAGAGATGGCAAAATAGCTATCATCTATGAGACTGATAATAGACAAAGAAGAATCGGTATTTTTGAAAATAATAAACTTAGTTATTTGGACGTCGAAGAGGGTTTAAAAGAGCTATTTTTCATAGATGATAATACTCTTTTGGTAGTTGGTTTGAGTAGTGAGCTTTATTATTTAGATCTTAAAACATTCAAGCTTAGCTTCCAAACAAAGCTTACTTATTCATCTTGGATAGGCGATAGCGAGTACTTAGCAGACCGAAATGTGCTAGTTGCAGTGAGCGAGGGTGGAGTTGTGATTTATTATGATTTAAAAACCAAAAAAATCATAAAAGAGCTTCCTATCCAAAAAGATATTTTATATAGCGTAGGAGCTATTGGTGATAAATTTGTCGCTGGATCAGCTGAGAACTTAGCATATTATTTTGATGGCAAAAAGGCTCATATTTTTGAAAGCAAAGACAAGCACGTTTTAAGAGTAGGGCTTGGTGATAAATTCGGTGCGTATTATAATGAAGACGGAATCGATATCTTTACTTTGGATGGAAAGAAATTTAAACATATAGATTATGATAAAGAGCAAGTTCATTATATGTTATTTTGGAATGATGAGCTAATAACTGTCGCTTATGATAATGCAATTTACTTTTGGAGCATAAAATGA
- a CDS encoding type III pantothenate kinase yields the protein MLLCDIGNTTATFYKDRKIWSLDIDKFRLFTPDEKVYYISVNDNLEDILSNDIFVNLEPYIKFSTTYLGLGIDRAAVCYSIKTGFIVDAGSAITMDLMSNNIHLGGFILPGITTTLNSLKKISNRLDKPLNSQIDLDCIPQKTADAISYGIIKPIILLVEELSNDKPIYFTGGDGEFLSRFFKNAIYDRALIFRGMLKAIDENKEIIC from the coding sequence ATGCTTTTATGTGACATAGGAAATACAACAGCTACATTTTACAAAGATAGAAAAATTTGGAGTTTAGATATAGATAAATTTAGGCTATTTACTCCAGATGAAAAAGTCTATTATATCAGCGTCAATGACAATCTTGAAGATATTCTAAGCAATGATATATTTGTAAATCTTGAGCCATATATCAAATTTAGCACAACCTATCTCGGTCTTGGCATAGATAGAGCTGCAGTTTGCTACTCTATCAAAACAGGTTTTATAGTAGATGCTGGTAGTGCTATCACAATGGATCTTATGTCAAATAATATCCATCTTGGCGGCTTCATACTTCCAGGCATCACAACGACACTAAATAGTCTTAAAAAAATATCAAACCGTCTTGATAAACCACTAAATTCACAAATCGATCTTGACTGTATCCCTCAAAAAACAGCTGACGCAATAAGCTATGGCATCATAAAGCCCATAATCTTGCTTGTAGAAGAGCTATCAAACGATAAACCTATCTACTTCACAGGTGGAGACGGCGAGTTTTTATCAAGATTTTTTAAAAATGCAATCTATGACCGCGCGCTCATTTTTAGAGGAATGCTAAAAGCCATAGATGAAAATAAGGAGATCATTTGCTAA
- a CDS encoding phosphatidylserine decarboxylase — MNYNKFSNYFGLIAHYKFPKWLQTQINCWYVDKFKIDMSEFKKADDYDSLNSLFTRKLLKQRVLEDGFISPSDGLCLEVARGDKLMAYSIKNHSYQVGDLLKNSLANDELEGEFNYLNIYLSPSDYHHYHAPCDMQILSLEYVPGELFSVAKNWLKKVDNLYPKNERVILKAKLENNKIIWLVFVGAWNVGKMKFDFEPRINTNSNLEYCFYKYENLKVKKGEHLGNFELGSTIVLISQNEAIRYDIKADQKIKFGEKIGELL; from the coding sequence ATGAATTATAATAAATTTTCTAATTATTTTGGATTAATTGCACATTATAAATTTCCAAAGTGGCTGCAAACTCAGATAAATTGCTGGTACGTTGATAAATTTAAAATAGATATGAGTGAGTTTAAAAAAGCCGATGATTATGATAGCCTAAACTCACTTTTCACAAGAAAACTATTAAAGCAAAGAGTGCTAGAAGATGGCTTCATAAGCCCAAGTGATGGGCTTTGTTTAGAAGTAGCTAGAGGCGATAAACTCATGGCTTACAGCATCAAAAATCACTCTTATCAAGTGGGTGATTTGCTAAAAAATAGTCTAGCTAATGATGAACTTGAAGGAGAGTTTAACTACCTAAATATCTATCTTTCTCCAAGCGATTATCATCACTACCACGCACCTTGCGATATGCAAATTTTAAGCTTAGAATACGTGCCTGGAGAGCTTTTTAGCGTAGCGAAAAACTGGCTTAAAAAAGTAGATAATCTATATCCTAAAAATGAAAGAGTTATTCTAAAGGCAAAGCTAGAAAATAACAAAATCATTTGGCTAGTTTTTGTCGGTGCTTGGAATGTTGGCAAGATGAAATTCGACTTCGAGCCACGTATAAACACAAACTCAAATTTAGAGTATTGCTTTTATAAATATGAAAATTTAAAAGTAAAAAAAGGCGAACACTTGGGTAATTTTGAGCTTGGCTCAACCATAGTTTTGATAAGTCAAAATGAAGCTATAAGATACGATATAAAAGCAGATCAAAAGATTAAATTTGGAGAAAAAATCGGCGAATTATTATAA
- a CDS encoding metallophosphoesterase, producing the protein MNPYLFITVSSILFFFINFYCYKRIKQNSLVSKFKKLIAFIFIFLYLFELMFFITLKSGELTGLLYKISIFCVGISFVLFMVLLPFDLALFGTRKFSKDRRKALKFIFDVSVLLGFFVYAFKGIFNANFNTVITKRDVEIKGLKEPLNIAIISDIHIGEFLQKEFLQGIVDKVNTLQADAVFIVGDIVDLSSDKLGDFLEPLNELKSKFGTYLVIGNHEYYHGIDTLIDKFKTLNLKLLENENVKFGGINLAGVYDLAGLKFGLYEPDFDKALSNLDPNLPTILLTHQPKSLNLLTKDVDLAICGHTHAGQIFPFSFFVWLDQKYVYGLYQISQKMQLLVSSGVGFWGPPLRLLSKSEIVNLTLKNKG; encoded by the coding sequence TTGAATCCATATCTGTTTATAACAGTATCAAGTATACTGTTTTTTTTTATAAACTTTTACTGCTACAAGAGGATTAAGCAAAACTCTCTTGTATCTAAATTTAAAAAGCTAATAGCTTTTATCTTTATATTTTTATATCTCTTTGAACTTATGTTTTTTATCACGTTAAAAAGTGGCGAATTAACTGGACTTTTATATAAAATATCCATATTTTGCGTTGGCATAAGTTTTGTTTTATTTATGGTTTTACTGCCTTTTGATCTAGCCTTATTTGGAACAAGGAAGTTTAGCAAAGACAGGAGAAAGGCGTTAAAATTTATCTTTGACGTAAGTGTTTTACTTGGGTTTTTTGTATATGCTTTTAAAGGTATTTTTAATGCGAATTTTAATACCGTCATCACCAAAAGAGACGTAGAGATAAAAGGGCTAAAAGAGCCGCTAAACATAGCAATCATAAGCGATATTCACATAGGCGAGTTTTTGCAAAAGGAGTTCTTGCAAGGCATTGTTGATAAGGTAAACACCTTGCAAGCGGACGCCGTTTTTATAGTCGGCGATATAGTTGATTTAAGCAGCGACAAACTTGGTGATTTTTTAGAGCCATTAAATGAATTAAAATCTAAATTTGGTACGTATTTGGTCATCGGAAACCACGAATATTATCATGGCATAGATACTTTAATAGATAAATTTAAAACGCTAAATTTAAAACTTTTAGAAAATGAAAATGTTAAATTTGGCGGTATAAATTTAGCTGGAGTTTATGATTTAGCTGGTTTGAAATTTGGCTTGTATGAGCCTGATTTTGATAAAGCACTTTCAAATTTAGATCCAAATTTGCCAACAATTTTACTAACCCACCAGCCAAAATCGCTAAATTTATTAACCAAAGATGTGGATTTGGCTATCTGCGGACACACTCATGCTGGGCAGATTTTTCCGTTTTCGTTTTTTGTTTGGTTGGATCAAAAATACGTCTATGGGCTCTATCAAATTTCACAAAAAATGCAGCTCCTAGTAAGTAGTGGAGTTGGATTTTGGGGGCCACCACTAAGACTGCTTAGCAAAAGTGAGATTGTAAATCTGACTTTAAAAAACAAAGGATAA
- the napH gene encoding quinol dehydrogenase ferredoxin subunit NapH encodes MKITILRRLVQFGILALFIAGNIYGVKILQGSLSSSTLLNTINLSDPFAVLQLFLASFSVSSVAITGAFIVLIFYALIAPRAFCGWVCPVNILTDCGAFLRTKLKIGKNILNLSPNLRYYLLVLSLIFSAIFGIAAFESVSFVGGFTRGVVYLGSSAISIAVIIIAIETFVGKRLICAHICPLGAFYAIVSKFSLIRVKYNYDKCSKCFKCKVVCPEEKVLDIVGTKSGIISSECISCGKCVEVCNDDAINFSILKLGVNK; translated from the coding sequence ATGAAAATTACTATTTTAAGAAGATTAGTTCAATTTGGTATATTGGCACTTTTTATCGCTGGAAATATTTATGGGGTTAAAATTTTACAAGGAAGTTTAAGTAGCTCAACGCTACTAAACACAATCAACCTAAGCGATCCGTTTGCTGTATTGCAACTATTTTTAGCTAGTTTTAGTGTATCTTCTGTTGCAATAACTGGAGCTTTTATAGTGCTTATTTTTTATGCACTTATTGCTCCTAGAGCGTTTTGTGGATGGGTTTGTCCTGTAAATATACTCACAGATTGCGGAGCTTTTTTGAGAACAAAATTAAAAATAGGCAAAAATATCTTAAATTTAAGTCCAAATTTGAGATATTATCTGCTTGTTTTAAGCCTAATATTTAGCGCTATCTTTGGTATAGCAGCATTTGAGAGCGTTAGTTTTGTAGGTGGATTTACAAGAGGGGTTGTTTATCTTGGTAGTAGTGCTATTAGCATAGCTGTGATAATCATAGCTATAGAGACATTTGTAGGCAAAAGACTTATCTGTGCTCACATCTGTCCGCTTGGTGCATTTTATGCTATCGTGAGTAAATTTAGTCTCATTCGTGTCAAATACAACTACGATAAATGTAGCAAATGCTTTAAATGTAAGGTAGTTTGTCCAGAAGAAAAAGTTTTAGATATAGTTGGAACAAAAAGTGGAATCATCAGTAGCGAATGCATAAGCTGCGGTAAATGCGTAGAAGTTTGCAATGATGATGCCATTAATTTTAGCATATTGAAATTAGGAGTTAATAAATGA
- a CDS encoding chaperone NapD: MNISSLVVNVADLSMIDNIKAKICEIKNCEVVACENDKIVVTIEAKNFDEEIKSYKIIERLQGISTVSMVYSYQDLDEEIEKSNNNKIGEIVRKLDSADSKDVVYHGNPII, encoded by the coding sequence ATGAATATTTCAAGCCTTGTTGTAAATGTCGCTGATTTGAGTATGATAGATAACATCAAAGCAAAAATCTGTGAAATTAAAAACTGTGAAGTCGTGGCGTGCGAAAATGATAAAATAGTAGTAACTATTGAAGCAAAAAACTTTGATGAAGAGATCAAATCTTATAAAATCATAGAAAGATTACAAGGTATATCAACTGTGTCAATGGTCTATAGCTATCAAGATTTAGATGAAGAGATAGAAAAATCAAACAACAACAAAATAGGCGAAATCGTGCGTAAGCTAGATAGTGCTGATTCAAAAGATGTTGTTTATCATGGAAACCCTATTATTTAA
- the napG gene encoding ferredoxin-type protein NapG, with the protein MQRREAIKQGFSLVGLLAAGGFAYGEFASASPVLKLRPPGAMDEDKFLSLCIRCGICVDACPFHTLKLAQFRDGGIGMGTPFFKPREIPCYMCTDIPCAVKCPTGALDASSMMSDSKLDINKSRMGMAVVDDKTCIAYFGLRCDACYRNCPLIDKALKLEYKHNERTGKHAFLLPIVDTDVCTGCGKCEQSCITKKASITVVPREVIKGEMNDNYIKGWDEGDFDRIKNPDTKIKLNSKKSLNYLNDGDEL; encoded by the coding sequence ATGCAAAGACGCGAAGCGATAAAACAAGGTTTTAGTCTAGTTGGCTTGCTAGCAGCTGGAGGATTTGCTTATGGCGAATTCGCCTCTGCTTCGCCTGTTCTTAAACTACGCCCACCAGGCGCAATGGACGAGGATAAATTTTTATCTTTATGTATTCGTTGTGGTATCTGCGTGGATGCGTGTCCATTTCACACACTTAAACTAGCACAGTTTAGAGATGGTGGAATTGGTATGGGAACACCGTTTTTCAAACCAAGAGAGATACCTTGTTATATGTGTACTGATATACCTTGCGCTGTTAAATGTCCTACTGGGGCTTTAGACGCTAGCTCTATGATGAGCGATAGCAAACTTGATATAAACAAGTCAAGAATGGGTATGGCAGTCGTAGATGATAAGACTTGTATAGCGTATTTTGGTCTTAGATGTGATGCTTGTTATAGAAATTGTCCTTTGATCGATAAGGCCTTGAAGCTAGAGTATAAACACAATGAAAGAACAGGAAAACACGCATTCTTACTTCCAATAGTAGATACTGATGTATGTACTGGATGTGGAAAATGCGAACAATCTTGTATAACTAAAAAGGCGTCTATCACTGTAGTTCCAAGAGAGGTGATAAAAGGCGAGATGAATGACAATTATATAAAAGGTTGGGATGAAGGTGATTTTGATAGAATCAAAAACCCTGACACCAAGATCAAGCTAAATAGCAAAAAAAGTCTTAACTATCTAAACGATGGAGATGAACTATGA
- a CDS encoding PQQ-binding-like beta-propeller repeat protein, whose translation MKYILAICIAFGLLIFSGCSTKRKYFEPQNIDKEMSYSQNLPSSIKYTARDGATLEDGQIITKTGLKNTVKLEENDRFIGEFDGKFIVSNLDGTLKILDLQNTVYERKFPQAIVAASLSGSKLAALSSRNTIYLVDIYRDNVDLEYVVGDTYAQDSRTAAPIFLSSLIVYPTLDGKIMIVDKASGNIIRDAVVSSEPFFNNIIYLDVFEDKMFAATATKVMMISPSLTKEYSGQIKDVILYKNRIYVLLKDGFIEAMDLNLNSIAKTEFKFAIFSNIIPKGDYLYIIEKTGYLLKTNLDLTSQEVIELNGEIEDKSFASKNTFYYDDKILKLD comes from the coding sequence ATGAAATATATACTAGCTATCTGTATTGCTTTTGGGTTGCTTATATTTAGTGGTTGTTCGACAAAAAGAAAGTATTTTGAACCCCAAAATATTGACAAAGAGATGAGCTATAGCCAAAATCTCCCATCATCTATAAAATACACAGCAAGAGATGGAGCGACGCTAGAAGATGGGCAAATCATAACTAAAACAGGTCTAAAAAATACCGTAAAACTAGAAGAAAATGATAGATTTATTGGCGAATTTGACGGTAAATTTATAGTATCAAATTTAGACGGAACGCTAAAAATCCTAGATCTTCAAAACACAGTTTATGAGAGAAAATTTCCTCAAGCTATAGTCGCTGCTTCACTTAGCGGATCAAAGCTAGCAGCTCTGAGCTCAAGAAATACGATTTATCTCGTAGATATATATAGAGATAATGTGGATTTGGAATACGTCGTAGGCGATACTTACGCGCAAGATTCTAGAACTGCTGCTCCGATATTTTTAAGCTCTCTTATAGTTTATCCAACTCTTGATGGAAAAATCATGATAGTAGATAAAGCAAGCGGAAATATCATAAGAGACGCCGTAGTAAGTAGTGAGCCATTTTTCAACAACATTATATATTTAGATGTTTTTGAAGATAAGATGTTTGCCGCAACCGCTACAAAAGTTATGATGATAAGTCCTAGTCTTACCAAAGAATACAGCGGACAGATCAAAGATGTTATTCTTTATAAAAATAGAATTTATGTCTTATTAAAAGACGGATTTATCGAGGCAATGGATCTAAATTTAAACTCTATAGCAAAAACTGAGTTTAAATTTGCAATATTTTCAAACATAATTCCAAAAGGCGATTATCTATATATAATAGAAAAAACCGGGTACCTTCTTAAAACAAATTTAGATCTAACCAGCCAAGAGGTCATAGAGCTAAATGGTGAGATAGAAGATAAAAGTTTTGCTAGTAAAAATACATTTTATTATGATGATAAGATCCTAAAACTAGACTGA
- the hisG gene encoding ATP phosphoribosyltransferase produces MLKVALPKGRIAEDTLEIFTKIFGNEFKFEDRKLTMTQGNFEFLMVRNQDIPTYVTEGAADIGVVGLDVLEEHNADVLRLLDLKLGKCKVCIGIKNEDKLDYSKPEIKIATKMPNITRNYFATKATAVKIIKLYGSIELAPIVGLSDAIVDIVETGTTMKQNGLKVAEAIMDSSAHLIANKNSFIVKREEILSLYHKINDLIN; encoded by the coding sequence TTGCTAAAAGTAGCATTACCAAAAGGCAGAATTGCCGAAGATACATTAGAAATTTTTACTAAAATTTTTGGAAACGAGTTTAAATTTGAAGATAGAAAGCTTACTATGACTCAAGGGAATTTTGAGTTTTTAATGGTAAGAAATCAAGATATTCCTACTTATGTCACTGAAGGAGCTGCTGATATCGGAGTCGTTGGGCTTGACGTGCTTGAAGAGCATAACGCAGATGTCCTAAGACTTCTTGATCTCAAACTTGGTAAATGTAAAGTCTGCATAGGCATAAAAAACGAAGATAAGCTTGACTACTCAAAACCAGAGATAAAAATCGCCACAAAAATGCCAAATATAACAAGAAATTATTTCGCCACTAAAGCAACTGCAGTCAAAATCATCAAGCTTTATGGCTCGATTGAGCTAGCTCCGATAGTTGGATTAAGTGATGCTATCGTCGATATAGTCGAGACTGGCACCACAATGAAACAAAATGGACTCAAAGTAGCAGAAGCGATCATGGATAGCTCAGCACACTTAATCGCAAACAAAAATAGCTTTATAGTAAAAAGAGAGGAGATACTCTCACTCTATCATAAAATCAATGATTTGATAAACTAA
- a CDS encoding nitrate reductase cytochrome c-type subunit produces MKNIVLCLSAALLLVACGSSKQVTDTEIGLRTVDIVDENSVKNPEIKWLGDVPGTNKRFDRSFENAPPLIPHSLEGLIPITAESNMCVTCHMPEVAKDAGTLPVPKSHLTDLRTGKDLGGQLSESRFNCTQCHVAQADVKPLKKNNFKADFRYKDSNESSNLLDVLNQGI; encoded by the coding sequence ATGAAAAATATTGTGCTTTGCTTATCAGCTGCACTGTTACTTGTCGCTTGCGGTTCTAGCAAACAAGTTACCGATACAGAAATAGGACTAAGGACAGTTGATATAGTTGATGAAAACAGTGTCAAGAATCCAGAGATAAAATGGCTTGGAGATGTTCCAGGAACAAATAAGAGATTTGATAGAAGCTTCGAGAATGCTCCACCACTTATCCCACATAGCCTAGAAGGACTTATTCCTATCACAGCTGAGAGCAATATGTGTGTTACTTGCCATATGCCTGAAGTTGCAAAAGATGCAGGAACTTTACCAGTTCCAAAAAGTCACTTAACAGACCTTAGAACTGGTAAAGATTTAGGTGGTCAGCTTAGCGAGTCTAGATTTAACTGTACTCAATGTCACGTTGCTCAAGCAGATGTTAAACCTCTTAAGAAAAATAATTTCAAAGCTGACTTTAGATATAAAGATAGCAATGAGAGTTCAAACTTGCTTGATGTATTAAATCAAGGTATATAA
- the brnQ gene encoding branched-chain amino acid transport system II carrier protein, whose protein sequence is MRQVSISNRDFLIISLMLFSMFFGAGNFIFPPMVGKEAGINFYEAILFFCITAVLLPVLGIAAVAKSGTLDKLVYRVDKYFAPIFTILVYIIIGPLLAIPRAANMPYEISLSPYLADSWLVVYMVIYFVLNYIVCINKTAMIDTMGRWLTPIMLVLICLFFIVAIVGNMGEFSTPIGKYATSPASSGFLDGYQTMDAMAALVFGIVVVSSIKQIGVNQSIVSTTIKSGVFAGIILACIYIMLAYIGASSASLFPDTKNGANILSLTTNYLFGGYGAIILGAIFLLACFTTTVGLISSASEYFSKFNHRLGYKFWVFAWSFLSFCMANIGLNEILKYSIPILTTFYPVSIVLIILSLIDHFIDSSKIVYRSCIYTTLVISLVHSLQESGLLDYKFSVLNFLPFYDAGLGWIIPTLIAFCISYLIFRAKKRGGI, encoded by the coding sequence TTGAGACAGGTCAGTATATCAAACAGAGATTTTCTCATCATATCTTTAATGCTTTTTTCCATGTTTTTTGGGGCTGGAAACTTTATATTTCCACCTATGGTAGGCAAAGAAGCTGGCATAAACTTTTATGAAGCCATACTATTTTTTTGTATAACTGCTGTTTTATTGCCTGTTTTAGGAATAGCCGCTGTCGCAAAAAGCGGGACTTTAGATAAGTTAGTTTATAGAGTGGATAAATACTTTGCCCCTATTTTTACCATACTTGTCTATATCATCATCGGCCCGCTTCTTGCCATACCAAGAGCTGCAAATATGCCTTATGAAATTAGTCTATCTCCTTATCTTGCAGATAGTTGGCTAGTCGTTTATATGGTAATATATTTTGTTTTAAATTACATAGTTTGCATAAACAAAACCGCCATGATAGACACTATGGGCAGGTGGCTGACACCTATAATGCTAGTGCTAATATGTCTATTTTTTATAGTTGCCATTGTAGGCAATATGGGAGAGTTTTCAACCCCTATTGGTAAGTATGCTACCTCACCAGCCTCTAGTGGATTTTTAGACGGATACCAAACAATGGACGCTATGGCGGCTCTTGTCTTTGGTATAGTCGTCGTCTCATCGATAAAACAAATCGGCGTCAATCAAAGCATAGTATCAACCACTATAAAATCAGGCGTCTTTGCTGGAATTATACTAGCTTGCATATATATCATGCTAGCCTACATAGGAGCTAGTAGTGCATCACTTTTCCCTGATACTAAAAACGGTGCAAACATATTATCACTGACTACGAACTATCTCTTTGGTGGATATGGGGCGATCATACTTGGAGCCATATTTTTACTAGCTTGTTTTACGACTACAGTTGGACTTATAAGCTCGGCTAGTGAGTATTTTAGTAAATTTAACCACAGATTAGGTTATAAATTTTGGGTTTTTGCGTGGAGTTTTTTAAGCTTTTGTATGGCAAATATCGGACTTAATGAAATTCTCAAATATAGCATTCCTATACTTACTACTTTTTATCCAGTTTCTATAGTGCTTATTATTTTGTCTTTGATAGACCACTTCATAGACTCATCAAAAATAGTATACAGAAGCTGTATTTATACTACTTTAGTAATCAGTTTGGTTCACTCTTTACAAGAATCAGGGCTATTAGATTATAAATTTAGTGTGCTAAATTTCTTACCATTTTACGATGCTGGGCTTGGCTGGATCATACCTACTTTAATCGCTTTTTGTATCTCTTACTTGATATTTAGAGCCAAAAAAAGAGGCGGGATTTGA